A region of Desulfolithobacter dissulfuricans DNA encodes the following proteins:
- a CDS encoding ArsR/SmtB family transcription factor, with protein MKECVRVMKALSDPNRLKVLKMLEGGELCVCEIQPLLGLSQSTTSKHLKLLEDAGLVEKRKDGQWVIYRLADGTQSVYAARMLESVRQWLGDDPDIQAMKQNVPPVSRTCTDTTR; from the coding sequence ATGAAAGAATGTGTACGGGTCATGAAGGCCCTGTCGGATCCCAATCGGCTCAAGGTATTGAAGATGTTGGAGGGGGGCGAGCTCTGTGTCTGCGAGATCCAGCCGCTGCTCGGGCTCTCCCAGTCCACCACCTCCAAGCATCTCAAGCTCCTTGAAGATGCCGGCTTGGTGGAGAAGCGCAAGGATGGGCAGTGGGTCATCTATCGACTGGCCGATGGCACACAGTCCGTTTACGCCGCCCGGATGCTTGAGTCTGTCCGTCAGTGGCTTGGCGATGATCCGGATATTCAGGCTATGAAGCAAAACGTCCCGCCGGTCAGCCGGACATGTACGGACACAACGAGGTGA
- a CDS encoding permease, which translates to MEPLKMATCPCAQDSETQPQKQKPSFRLGPLQMVLAAAGLVLWYGLYRQLGPFSEYLTYSLLGLERGSHLGEALSFFLYDTPKVLMLLTIVVFAVGIIRSFFTPERARKLLQGRKEFVGNIFAAMLGVVTPFCSCSAPPLFIGFVTAGIPLGVTLSFLIAAPLINEIALVLLFGLLGWKIALLYMVTGLAIAIVAGWIIGRLHLEHFIEDWVRTILAGGGQEATGPMSWSARIVHGWEAVRDIVGRIWPYVVGGIAVGAAIHGYVPEGMMARIMGEDAWWSVPAAVLIGIPMYASAAGVVPVIQALLGKGAALGTVLAFMMSVVALSFPEMVILRKVLKPQLIAVFVGVVGSGILLVGYLFNLVI; encoded by the coding sequence ATGGAACCGCTCAAAATGGCAACCTGTCCCTGTGCCCAGGATAGTGAAACCCAACCCCAAAAGCAGAAACCATCCTTTCGTCTTGGTCCACTACAGATGGTACTGGCCGCAGCCGGTCTTGTCCTCTGGTACGGGCTCTACCGTCAGCTTGGTCCCTTCTCCGAGTATCTGACCTACTCTCTCCTGGGGCTTGAGCGGGGAAGTCATCTCGGTGAGGCCCTGTCCTTTTTCCTCTATGACACTCCCAAAGTGCTCATGCTTTTGACCATTGTGGTTTTTGCGGTGGGAATTATCCGTTCCTTCTTTACCCCCGAGCGGGCCAGGAAGCTGCTCCAGGGCCGGAAGGAGTTTGTAGGTAATATCTTTGCCGCCATGCTGGGAGTGGTGACGCCGTTTTGTTCCTGTTCGGCTCCGCCCCTGTTTATCGGTTTTGTCACCGCCGGCATACCCCTGGGCGTGACCCTGTCTTTTCTGATAGCGGCGCCGCTGATCAACGAGATAGCCCTGGTTCTGCTTTTTGGCCTGCTGGGCTGGAAGATAGCTCTGTTGTACATGGTGACCGGGCTGGCAATCGCCATTGTCGCCGGCTGGATCATCGGCCGGCTGCACCTGGAACATTTCATCGAGGACTGGGTCCGTACTATTCTCGCCGGTGGTGGCCAGGAAGCAACCGGGCCCATGAGCTGGAGTGCACGGATCGTCCATGGCTGGGAGGCGGTTCGGGATATCGTCGGTCGTATCTGGCCTTATGTGGTCGGCGGGATTGCTGTGGGAGCCGCCATCCATGGCTATGTGCCGGAAGGCATGATGGCGCGGATCATGGGCGAAGACGCCTGGTGGTCGGTGCCGGCCGCGGTGCTGATCGGTATTCCCATGTATGCCAGTGCGGCCGGTGTGGTGCCGGTGATTCAGGCCTTGCTGGGCAAGGGAGCCGCGCTCGGTACGGTGCTGGCCTTCATGATGAGCGTGGTGGCCCTTTCCTTTCCCGAGATGGTTATCCTGCGCAAGGTATTGAAGCCTCAGTTGATCGCTGTCTTTGTCGGAGTGGTGGGCAGTGGTATCCTGCTGGTGGGGTATCTCTTCAACCTGGTGATCTGA
- the aspS gene encoding aspartate--tRNA ligase produces the protein MDTLGALSRTHNCNELGPDNLDQEVVLMGWVLRRRDHGGVIFIDLRDRWGITQVVFNPEVNAEVHAKAHRLRSEWVLAVRGRVERRPADMENPKLKTGAIEVLVSELHILNTSETPPFPLDEEVEVSDNLRLQYRYLDLRRPEMARNLIMRHKAVQAARNYLSENDFLEIETPMLTRSTPEGARDYLVPSRVNPGRFYALPQSPQLFKQMLMVAGMDRYFQVVKCFRDEDLRADRQPEFTQIDMELSFVTEEDIIGITEGMIAEIFKAARGIELRPPFARMTYDEAMERFGTDRPDTRFGFELIDLTEKLRGCGFKVFGQVIEKGGVVKAINAKGCATFSRKDLDDLTEFAGRFGAKGMAWIKIKEDEWQSPITKFFSEEEIATMREALDAEPGDLILFGADSRGVVNQVLAELRLELARRLELIDGESFDFLWITDFPLVEYDHGEKRHTAVHHPFTAPREDHLDLLESEPGKVKSRAYDLVLNGNEIGGGSIRIHRKDIQERVFQVLGIDQQEAEEKFGFLLRALELGAPPHGGIAFGVDRLLMILTGSDSIRDVIAFPKTQKATCPLTEAPAPVARKQLTELHLRPDWKE, from the coding sequence ATGGATACACTGGGAGCGCTTTCGCGTACACATAACTGCAATGAGCTTGGCCCGGACAACCTGGATCAGGAAGTCGTCCTCATGGGCTGGGTTCTGCGGCGCCGGGATCATGGCGGCGTTATCTTTATCGACCTGCGGGACCGGTGGGGCATCACCCAGGTGGTTTTCAACCCGGAGGTCAATGCGGAAGTCCACGCCAAGGCGCACCGGTTACGCAGTGAATGGGTCCTGGCTGTCCGGGGCAGGGTCGAGCGACGCCCGGCGGACATGGAAAATCCCAAGCTCAAAACCGGCGCCATCGAGGTCCTGGTCTCGGAGCTGCATATCCTGAACACCAGCGAAACGCCGCCTTTCCCGCTGGACGAGGAAGTCGAGGTTTCTGATAACCTCCGGCTCCAGTACCGTTACCTGGACCTTCGGCGGCCGGAAATGGCCCGCAACCTGATCATGCGCCACAAAGCGGTCCAGGCCGCCCGCAACTACCTCTCGGAAAACGATTTTCTTGAGATCGAAACCCCCATGCTTACCCGCTCCACCCCGGAAGGAGCCCGGGACTACCTGGTGCCGAGCCGGGTCAACCCCGGCCGGTTCTACGCCCTGCCCCAGTCGCCCCAGCTCTTCAAACAGATGCTGATGGTCGCCGGTATGGACCGCTACTTCCAGGTGGTCAAGTGCTTCCGGGATGAAGACCTGCGCGCCGACCGGCAGCCGGAGTTCACCCAGATCGACATGGAGCTCAGCTTCGTGACCGAGGAAGACATCATCGGTATCACCGAGGGGATGATCGCCGAAATTTTCAAAGCCGCCCGAGGCATCGAACTGAGGCCGCCGTTTGCGCGCATGACCTATGACGAAGCAATGGAGCGTTTCGGCACCGATCGACCCGACACCAGGTTCGGGTTCGAGCTGATCGACCTGACCGAGAAACTGCGCGGCTGCGGTTTCAAGGTCTTTGGCCAGGTCATCGAGAAAGGGGGAGTGGTCAAGGCCATCAACGCCAAGGGCTGCGCCACCTTTTCCCGCAAGGATCTGGACGACCTGACCGAGTTCGCCGGCCGGTTCGGCGCCAAAGGCATGGCCTGGATCAAGATCAAGGAAGACGAATGGCAGTCACCCATCACCAAATTCTTTTCAGAAGAGGAAATTGCCACCATGCGTGAGGCCCTGGATGCCGAGCCTGGCGACCTGATCCTCTTCGGAGCCGACAGCCGCGGGGTGGTCAACCAGGTCCTGGCCGAGCTTCGCCTTGAACTGGCCCGACGCCTCGAACTGATCGACGGGGAGAGCTTTGACTTCCTGTGGATCACCGATTTTCCGCTGGTGGAATATGACCATGGGGAAAAGCGGCACACCGCAGTGCATCATCCTTTCACCGCGCCCCGGGAAGACCACCTGGACCTGCTGGAGAGCGAGCCGGGCAAGGTCAAGAGCCGAGCTTACGACCTGGTTCTCAATGGCAATGAGATCGGTGGCGGCTCCATCCGTATCCATCGCAAGGACATCCAGGAACGCGTCTTCCAGGTCCTGGGCATCGACCAGCAGGAGGCGGAGGAAAAATTCGGCTTCCTTCTCCGGGCCCTGGAACTCGGTGCTCCGCCCCATGGCGGCATCGCCTTTGGAGTTGACCGGCTGCTGATGATCCTGACCGGCTCTGACTCCATCCGCGACGTCATCGCCTTTCCCAAGACCCAGAAAGCCACCTGTCCGCTCACCGAGGCCCCGGCCCCGGTGGCCCGCAAGCAGCTCACCGAACTGCACCTGCGACCGGACTGGAAGGAGTAA
- the hisS gene encoding histidine--tRNA ligase: MKIKAINGFKDILPDEVHRWQRIEACARDIFQRFGLREIRLPILEKTELFARSIGETTDIVEKEMYTFPDKGITMRPEATASLLRAFIEHSLHLQRPVQRLFTIGPMFRHERPQKGRLRQFHQIDAEIIGAQEPQVDAELMAMGQMLLTELGLTASLEINSLGCPDCRPDFREKLVRYLEEKEEGLCEDCRRRRTTNPLRVLDCKKATCRALVQNAPSILDSLCAPCREHFQAVQKNLDLLGVTYKLNRFMVRGLDYYTRTTFEFIASGLGAQSAVGAGGRYDGLIHQLGGPGLPGIGFAMGMERLVLLMESTDSEQQALDREIDIFAAALGQEAMEFATPLIHALRKLSVRAAMDYSGRSLKAQMKQAGRLNAAYTLIIGEQELAEKKAILRNMDTQEQTSFSLEGDTKELAGILAKTCMETARSES, translated from the coding sequence TTGAAGATCAAGGCCATAAACGGCTTCAAAGACATACTGCCCGATGAGGTGCACCGCTGGCAGCGCATCGAGGCATGTGCCCGCGATATCTTCCAGCGCTTCGGGCTCCGGGAAATCCGGTTGCCCATCCTGGAAAAAACCGAGCTCTTTGCCCGCTCCATCGGTGAGACCACTGATATTGTCGAAAAGGAGATGTACACCTTTCCCGACAAGGGCATCACCATGCGACCGGAGGCCACCGCGTCTCTGCTCCGGGCCTTCATCGAACACAGCCTGCACCTGCAGCGGCCCGTGCAGCGGCTCTTCACCATCGGCCCCATGTTTCGCCATGAAAGGCCGCAGAAGGGACGGCTCCGCCAGTTCCACCAAATCGATGCCGAAATCATCGGCGCCCAGGAACCGCAGGTGGATGCCGAGCTCATGGCCATGGGCCAGATGCTGCTCACCGAACTTGGACTCACGGCCAGCCTGGAAATCAATTCGCTGGGCTGTCCGGATTGCCGACCCGATTTTCGCGAGAAACTGGTCCGCTACCTGGAAGAAAAAGAAGAGGGACTCTGCGAGGACTGCCGGCGGCGGCGGACCACCAACCCCCTGCGGGTGCTGGACTGCAAGAAGGCAACGTGCCGGGCCCTGGTCCAGAATGCACCGTCGATCCTCGATTCGCTCTGTGCACCGTGCAGGGAGCATTTCCAGGCCGTGCAGAAGAACCTTGATCTCCTGGGAGTCACCTACAAGCTGAACCGGTTCATGGTCCGCGGGCTCGACTATTACACCCGCACCACCTTTGAGTTCATCGCCTCCGGACTGGGGGCGCAGTCGGCGGTGGGCGCCGGCGGCCGCTACGACGGCCTCATCCACCAGCTCGGCGGCCCCGGACTGCCAGGGATCGGCTTTGCCATGGGCATGGAACGGCTGGTGCTGCTCATGGAGTCCACGGATAGTGAGCAGCAGGCCCTGGACCGCGAGATAGACATCTTTGCGGCCGCCCTGGGCCAGGAGGCCATGGAATTTGCCACCCCGCTGATCCACGCCCTGCGCAAGCTCTCTGTCCGGGCGGCCATGGACTACAGCGGCCGCAGCCTCAAGGCCCAGATGAAACAGGCCGGCCGCCTGAACGCCGCCTATACCCTGATCATCGGCGAACAGGAACTGGCAGAGAAAAAAGCTATCCTGCGCAACATGGATACCCAGGAGCAGACCTCCTTTTCTCTGGAAGGCGACACGAAAGAGCTGGCCGGGATACTGGCCAAGACATGCATGGAAACAGCAAGATCGGAAAGTTAA
- a CDS encoding NAD(P)H-dependent flavin oxidoreductase: MKLPELKIGRFTARIPIIQGGMSIRVSDSALAIPVAECGGVGTIGGSGIPVEELQEDIRKAKKATDGVIAVNIMYAMKDFYELVMGSIEAGVDIIITGAGFSRDIFKIGKKYNVPIVSIVSSPAFAKLAEKLGAAAIVVEATEAGGHLGTDKPLRELFPSIRKVVSKVPLIAAGGITNGFEMAEMMEKFGADGIQIASRFVLSKECSVSQAFKETFLRARKEDIVLVKSPVGMPGRAIKTPFIQKMEQGEDVKARECKFKCLKKCSFRYCINERLTKSYKGDVENGLVFSGANTWKMNEILSVREIFDMFVRQAESVYREGKINLNNA, translated from the coding sequence ATGAAACTGCCAGAACTTAAAATAGGTCGGTTTACAGCACGAATACCAATTATCCAGGGCGGCATGTCCATCCGGGTATCCGATTCCGCCCTGGCCATTCCGGTTGCCGAATGTGGCGGCGTCGGCACCATCGGCGGCTCCGGTATCCCCGTGGAGGAGTTGCAGGAAGACATCCGCAAGGCGAAAAAAGCGACCGACGGCGTCATCGCGGTCAATATTATGTACGCGATGAAGGATTTTTACGAGCTCGTCATGGGGTCCATCGAAGCCGGAGTGGATATCATCATCACCGGCGCCGGTTTTTCCCGGGACATCTTCAAGATCGGCAAAAAATACAACGTGCCCATTGTCTCCATCGTCTCCTCTCCGGCCTTTGCCAAACTGGCGGAAAAACTGGGCGCGGCGGCCATTGTCGTTGAAGCGACCGAGGCCGGCGGCCATCTTGGTACCGACAAGCCGCTGCGGGAGTTGTTTCCGTCCATCCGCAAGGTGGTGAGCAAGGTGCCACTCATTGCCGCCGGCGGCATAACCAATGGCTTTGAGATGGCCGAGATGATGGAGAAGTTCGGGGCCGACGGCATCCAGATCGCCTCCCGTTTTGTCCTTTCCAAGGAGTGTTCGGTCTCCCAGGCCTTCAAGGAAACCTTTCTCAGGGCCAGAAAGGAAGATATAGTCCTGGTGAAATCGCCGGTGGGTATGCCCGGCCGGGCCATCAAAACGCCCTTTATCCAGAAGATGGAACAGGGCGAGGACGTGAAGGCCAGGGAGTGTAAATTCAAGTGTCTTAAAAAATGCAGTTTCCGGTACTGCATCAATGAGCGGCTGACAAAATCATACAAGGGTGATGTGGAAAACGGGCTGGTTTTTTCCGGCGCCAACACCTGGAAGATGAACGAGATTCTCTCGGTCCGGGAAATATTTGACATGTTTGTCCGTCAGGCCGAATCAGTCTACCGCGAAGGAAAAATAAATCTTAACAACGCATGA
- a CDS encoding polya polymerase, with translation MVTASDGRELPAFSPNMTPTVIPESDHPIRKKDIDKEALKVLYRLRDAGFSGYLVGGGVRDLYLGKKPRDFDISTDARPGQLRKLFRNSRTIGRRFRLVQVFFRGGKIIEVSTLRSLSEYDINGQEQVLPSNNTYGTLEEDAFRRDLTINSLFYEIENRTIIDYVGGVRDLDEGVVRIVGEPERRVTRDPVRIMRAVRHAARSNFEIEPVTWKAIVSNREKLLLCPPSRLRDELLKDLRSGASRPWAEIAIKCGLLSTLLPCYEDIAGNREVKDELLAMLGVLDRLYGQDIRGGKIVVPDFMLFALLLAPWACHRYELTRQKIRGPVYHQLSRQIRSDIDQLFGQQLNMKRMIKEAITTLLVNISTFSQHHNGSSWPKWLRRKSYFGDCSRFYALYLEATQGRPADENLFVETEEIRPVTVEHRGDGERERPRARKGINPAFSSRKHGVFGLRRG, from the coding sequence ATGGTTACTGCATCAGATGGCCGGGAGCTGCCGGCCTTTTCACCAAATATGACCCCCACGGTCATTCCAGAGTCTGACCACCCTATCCGCAAAAAGGATATCGATAAGGAAGCTCTCAAGGTGCTCTATCGCCTGCGGGATGCCGGTTTTTCGGGGTACCTGGTCGGAGGCGGGGTGCGTGATCTGTATCTTGGCAAAAAACCGCGGGATTTCGATATCTCCACCGATGCCCGTCCGGGTCAGCTGCGCAAGCTGTTCCGTAACAGCCGGACCATCGGCCGCCGGTTTCGCCTGGTGCAGGTGTTCTTCCGTGGCGGCAAGATCATCGAGGTCTCCACCCTTCGTTCACTCAGTGAATACGACATCAATGGTCAGGAGCAGGTCCTGCCCAGCAACAACACCTATGGCACCCTCGAGGAAGACGCCTTCCGCCGGGATCTGACCATCAACTCCCTGTTTTACGAGATAGAGAATCGGACCATTATCGATTATGTCGGTGGTGTTCGCGACCTGGACGAGGGCGTTGTCCGCATTGTCGGTGAGCCGGAACGGCGGGTGACCCGGGATCCGGTCCGGATTATGCGGGCGGTTCGTCACGCGGCCCGGAGTAATTTTGAAATCGAGCCGGTGACCTGGAAGGCGATCGTTTCCAACCGGGAAAAACTGCTGCTCTGTCCTCCGTCCCGGCTGCGCGATGAACTGCTCAAAGACCTTCGTTCCGGAGCCAGCCGGCCCTGGGCCGAGATTGCCATCAAATGCGGCCTGCTTTCCACTCTGCTGCCATGTTATGAAGATATTGCAGGCAACAGGGAAGTGAAAGATGAATTGCTGGCCATGCTCGGTGTGCTGGATCGGCTGTATGGCCAGGATATCCGGGGCGGCAAGATAGTGGTGCCTGATTTCATGCTCTTTGCCCTTCTGCTGGCGCCCTGGGCCTGCCATCGCTATGAGCTGACCAGGCAGAAAATTCGCGGACCGGTGTACCACCAGCTCTCCCGCCAGATCCGCAGCGACATTGATCAGCTCTTTGGACAGCAGCTCAATATGAAGCGCATGATCAAGGAAGCGATCACCACTCTCCTGGTCAACATCTCCACCTTCAGTCAGCACCATAACGGTTCTTCCTGGCCCAAGTGGCTGCGGCGCAAGAGCTATTTCGGCGATTGCTCCAGGTTCTACGCTCTCTATCTCGAAGCCACGCAGGGACGTCCTGCCGATGAGAACCTCTTCGTGGAGACCGAGGAAATCCGACCGGTCACCGTGGAACACCGGGGCGACGGTGAACGGGAACGGCCGCGGGCCCGCAAGGGAATCAATCCCGCCTTCTCCAGTAGAAAACATGGTGTGTTCGGCTTGCGCCGGGGATAA
- a CDS encoding endonuclease/exonuclease/phosphatase family protein, with translation MKGEAAGSTFRFLLYNIRYCTGIGARFHLPVPYAGYFKRSGENLEKIISFIREVDPDIIGLIEVDCGSFRSEKLCQAEVIARQLGHFHVVQNKYGEDSVATRVPVLSKQANALLTRLPISSHRFHYFDKGVKRLVIEAQIEPATVFLVHLSLTYRVRQAQLQNLYRLVREVQGPVIVAGDFNVLWGDQELELFLAATGLTSANGLGTPSHPSKAPKRQLDFILHSEEFKVSGFQAPLVTYSDHVPLVCDLELR, from the coding sequence GTGAAGGGAGAAGCTGCCGGGTCGACGTTTCGTTTTTTACTGTACAACATCCGTTATTGTACAGGGATCGGAGCGCGGTTTCATCTGCCGGTCCCCTATGCCGGATATTTCAAACGCTCTGGCGAAAATCTGGAGAAAATCATCTCCTTTATCAGGGAGGTGGATCCCGATATTATCGGTTTGATCGAGGTTGACTGCGGCTCCTTCCGCTCGGAAAAACTTTGCCAGGCCGAGGTCATTGCCCGTCAGCTCGGCCATTTCCATGTGGTTCAGAACAAATATGGTGAAGATTCCGTGGCCACCAGGGTGCCGGTTCTCAGCAAGCAGGCCAATGCCCTGCTCACCCGCCTTCCCATCAGCTCCCATCGTTTTCATTATTTTGACAAGGGCGTCAAGCGGCTTGTGATCGAGGCGCAAATCGAACCGGCAACCGTGTTTCTGGTTCACCTGTCCCTTACCTACCGTGTCCGGCAGGCGCAGTTGCAGAATCTCTATCGTCTTGTTCGCGAGGTGCAGGGACCGGTTATCGTGGCCGGCGATTTCAATGTCCTCTGGGGCGATCAGGAACTGGAACTTTTTTTGGCTGCCACCGGCCTTACCAGTGCCAATGGTCTGGGAACCCCTTCGCATCCCAGCAAAGCACCCAAGAGGCAACTGGATTTCATCCTCCACAGTGAAGAGTTCAAGGTAAGCGGATTCCAGGCTCCACTGGTTACCTATTCCGATCACGTGCCACTGGTCTGTGACCTGGAACTGCGGTAA
- the pgeF gene encoding peptidoglycan editing factor PgeF, with amino-acid sequence MLTVPHAMLNRHGGVSKKPYDSLNLGLYVGDRNEDVARNRRSVKHLLGLTHLVSARQVHGTGIKVVEDISADVEIDNCDALVTSQPGVGLLIQQADCQAVLLHDPIRHVVAAIHCGWRGSVANIIARTITSMQLHFGVEPPNLRGVISPSLGPCCAEFVNFRSELPPGLHRYQWKRNYFDFWKISRDQLQQAGVPDRQIDITGICTCCSLDFFSYRRAVKEGNGVTGRNGSVIGLPMSG; translated from the coding sequence GTGCTGACAGTACCCCATGCCATGTTGAACCGGCATGGCGGAGTCAGCAAAAAGCCCTACGATTCCCTCAATCTCGGCCTGTATGTCGGCGACCGGAACGAAGATGTGGCCAGGAACCGGCGGAGTGTGAAACACCTGCTGGGTCTCACCCATCTTGTTTCCGCCCGCCAGGTCCACGGTACCGGGATCAAGGTGGTGGAAGATATCAGTGCTGATGTGGAAATCGATAACTGCGACGCCCTGGTTACGAGTCAGCCCGGGGTCGGTCTTCTGATCCAGCAGGCCGACTGCCAGGCCGTCCTGCTCCATGACCCGATCAGGCATGTGGTGGCGGCGATCCACTGCGGCTGGCGTGGAAGCGTGGCCAACATCATCGCCCGAACCATCACCAGTATGCAGCTCCATTTCGGCGTGGAACCACCAAACCTGCGGGGTGTGATCAGCCCGTCGCTTGGTCCCTGCTGCGCGGAGTTTGTCAACTTTCGCAGCGAGCTTCCCCCTGGCCTGCACAGGTACCAGTGGAAAAGAAATTATTTTGATTTCTGGAAAATCAGCCGCGATCAACTGCAGCAGGCGGGAGTTCCGGACAGACAGATCGACATAACAGGTATCTGCACCTGCTGCAGCCTGGACTTTTTCTCCTATCGACGGGCGGTGAAGGAGGGGAATGGTGTTACCGGCCGCAACGGGTCGGTCATTGGCCTGCCCATGTCGGGCTGA